The Salinispora tropica CNB-440 genome has a window encoding:
- a CDS encoding sodium:calcium antiporter, with translation MPDVLTSLPWPTGPSIAVFGVAGTLTVLGSIRLVALGDTLADRTGWGEAFFGAVFIGLATSLSGIVMTAVTAAAEQPQLGYSNAVGGIATQTTAVAVADAFHRRANLEHASASLSNVLFGVLLIVLLSLALLGRYTPDVTVAGLHPASLAMVAAYLGGLHLVRRSGASPLWRAVATAETLPDITHEHGSLDRTSSTRLWVRFAAVGLLVSIGGWAIARAAESLVLVTDLSAGFVGAILMGAVNALPETVTAVAAVRRGAPTLAIAAVLGGNSLDALNLVVGDVAYRGGSIYHAAGDAQLFVTTSALFMTAILLGGLLVRQAYGWGRLGFEGILLLTSYAAMTIILAT, from the coding sequence GTGCCGGACGTACTGACCAGCCTGCCGTGGCCAACCGGGCCGAGCATCGCCGTCTTCGGGGTGGCGGGCACCCTCACGGTGCTGGGCAGCATCCGCCTGGTCGCCCTCGGCGACACGCTCGCCGACCGAACCGGCTGGGGGGAGGCGTTCTTCGGCGCGGTCTTCATCGGGCTGGCGACGTCGCTGTCCGGCATCGTGATGACCGCCGTCACCGCGGCGGCGGAGCAGCCGCAGCTCGGCTACAGCAACGCGGTCGGCGGGATCGCCACCCAGACCACCGCTGTCGCCGTGGCGGACGCCTTCCACCGCCGGGCCAACCTGGAACACGCCTCGGCGTCGCTGTCGAACGTGCTCTTCGGGGTCCTCCTCATCGTGCTGCTCTCGCTGGCCCTGCTCGGCCGCTACACGCCGGATGTCACCGTGGCCGGCCTGCACCCCGCCTCACTCGCCATGGTCGCCGCCTACCTCGGCGGCCTGCATCTGGTCCGCCGCTCCGGGGCCAGTCCGCTGTGGCGGGCCGTCGCCACCGCCGAGACGCTGCCGGACATCACCCACGAGCACGGCAGCCTCGACCGGACCAGCTCCACCCGGCTCTGGGTACGCTTCGCGGCGGTGGGTCTGCTGGTCTCGATCGGCGGTTGGGCCATCGCCCGGGCCGCCGAGAGTCTGGTGCTGGTCACCGACCTGAGCGCAGGCTTCGTCGGAGCAATCCTGATGGGCGCGGTAAACGCCCTCCCGGAGACGGTTACCGCCGTGGCAGCGGTCCGCCGGGGCGCCCCGACTCTGGCCATCGCCGCCGTCCTCGGCGGCAACAGTCTGGACGCCCTCAACCTGGTGGTCGGCGACGTGGCCTACCGCGGCGGCTCGATCTACCACGCCGCCGGCGACGCTCAGCTCTTCGTGACCACCAGTGCGCTGTTCATGACCGCGATCCTGCTGGGCGGCCTGCTGGTGCGGCAGGCGTACGGCTGGGGACGACTCGGCTTCGAGGGCATCCTGCTGCTGACCAGCTACGCGGCGATGACCATCATCCTGGCCACCTGA
- a CDS encoding class I SAM-dependent methyltransferase: MSIFHGTVGFYRQFRPDIPETVADVLDGAVPAGSPRRLLDIGTGVGLVVEALRGRFDDIIAIDPDPEMLTAAENALRPRLPDDAQLRLEETTAEEFTPPAGWQADLVTICRTFHWLDKARVLNQLDAQVSRDGAVAIFADKSFWVAHHDWEMEVRAVIQDFLGEQRRAGDGTFHEQRRPDIQVLRNSPFSQVEECIVPVHRTWTATSILGYLHSTTFAEPELFGDRLHEFDNAVRAALARCSDTDTFIEENEFVIHLGWRDRA, encoded by the coding sequence GTGAGTATTTTCCACGGAACTGTTGGCTTCTATCGGCAGTTCCGGCCGGACATTCCGGAGACAGTAGCCGATGTGTTGGACGGCGCGGTCCCCGCCGGTTCGCCACGGCGTCTGCTCGACATCGGCACCGGCGTCGGCCTCGTGGTGGAGGCCCTGCGGGGCCGGTTCGACGACATCATCGCCATCGACCCGGACCCCGAGATGCTCACCGCGGCCGAGAACGCACTCCGCCCGCGGCTACCCGACGACGCCCAGCTACGCCTGGAGGAGACCACCGCGGAGGAGTTCACCCCACCGGCCGGGTGGCAGGCCGACCTGGTGACGATCTGCCGAACGTTCCACTGGCTCGACAAGGCGAGGGTCCTGAACCAACTGGACGCACAGGTCAGCCGGGACGGTGCTGTCGCGATCTTCGCCGACAAGAGCTTCTGGGTTGCCCACCACGACTGGGAGATGGAAGTCCGGGCGGTGATCCAGGACTTTCTCGGCGAGCAACGTCGGGCGGGTGACGGCACGTTCCACGAGCAACGGCGTCCGGACATCCAGGTCCTGCGTAACTCGCCGTTCAGCCAGGTCGAGGAGTGCATCGTGCCGGTGCATCGGACCTGGACCGCCACCAGCATCCTTGGTTACCTGCACTCCACCACGTTCGCCGAGCCGGAACTCTTCGGCGACCGGCTCCATGAGTTCGACAACGCCGTACGTGCCGCCCTGGCCCGGTGTAGCGACACCGACACCTTCATCGAGGAGAACGAGTTCGTCATCCACCTTGGTTGGCGAGATCGGGCATGA
- a CDS encoding spermidine synthase, translating into MHDFRQPPITLDRVTTSRGELVLRETNGRYEVISNGVFLMDTADGRSERLLVDAAVSRCTGPAPRLLIGGLGVGFSLLRAVEHPHVAAIDVVEIEATVIGWHARHLRPLTGAAQADPRVRIVEADILAWLADTADQYDAICLDTDNGPNWLVFEANAELYAHRGLDLVAGRLRPGGVLAIWSASRDDAFEQRLRERFGDLELLETPTDAGAPDVVYLVRAATAAPGELPESPA; encoded by the coding sequence GTGCACGATTTCCGGCAACCGCCGATCACCCTGGACCGGGTGACGACCAGCCGGGGTGAACTGGTGCTACGCGAGACGAACGGCCGCTACGAGGTCATCAGCAACGGTGTCTTCCTGATGGACACCGCGGACGGCCGGTCCGAGCGACTGCTGGTTGACGCGGCGGTGAGCAGGTGCACGGGCCCGGCGCCCCGGCTGCTCATCGGCGGTCTCGGCGTCGGGTTCTCGCTGCTGCGCGCGGTCGAGCACCCACACGTCGCCGCCATCGACGTCGTTGAGATCGAGGCCACCGTGATCGGCTGGCACGCCCGCCACCTGCGCCCCCTCACCGGCGCCGCGCAGGCCGACCCCCGGGTACGGATCGTCGAGGCGGACATCCTCGCCTGGTTGGCCGACACCGCCGACCAGTACGACGCCATCTGCCTGGACACCGACAACGGCCCCAACTGGCTGGTCTTCGAGGCCAACGCCGAGTTGTACGCCCACCGTGGGCTCGACCTGGTGGCCGGCCGGCTCCGACCGGGGGGTGTCCTGGCGATCTGGAGCGCGAGCCGGGACGACGCCTTCGAGCAACGACTCCGGGAGCGCTTCGGCGACCTGGAGCTGCTGGAGACACCGACCGATGCAGGCGCACCGGACGTGGTCTACCTCGTCCGGGCTGCCACCGCGGCGCCGGGGGAGCTACCGGAGTCGCCGGCATGA
- a CDS encoding RNA polymerase sigma factor, with protein sequence MVDVDDGELLRLVGTGDRRAFELLYARNAPWLLLRLRRRCRDPELARELLQETFLTVWRAAASYRGDGTAVGWLWSIASGRLIDARRRASVRPQLVNSPGEGTLTWSPSAEDEALTHEYDAGLERALRQLPPELWTVLQATVLDGRTVREAATLLGVPEGTVKSRAMRARQRLRAALS encoded by the coding sequence ATGGTGGACGTAGACGATGGGGAGCTGTTGCGCCTCGTCGGTACGGGGGACCGCAGGGCGTTCGAGCTGCTGTACGCGCGGAACGCACCCTGGCTGTTGCTCCGGCTCCGGCGACGGTGCCGAGACCCGGAGCTGGCGCGAGAACTGCTGCAGGAGACGTTCCTGACGGTGTGGCGGGCTGCGGCCAGCTACCGGGGGGACGGGACCGCGGTGGGCTGGCTGTGGTCGATCGCCAGCGGCCGACTGATCGATGCCCGACGGCGGGCCTCGGTTCGTCCGCAGCTCGTGAACTCGCCGGGGGAGGGCACCCTCACCTGGTCGCCGTCGGCAGAGGACGAAGCCCTGACCCACGAGTACGACGCCGGGTTGGAACGGGCGCTGCGTCAGCTCCCGCCGGAGTTATGGACGGTGCTACAGGCAACGGTGTTGGACGGCCGGACCGTGCGGGAAGCGGCGACGTTGCTGGGGGTGCCGGAAGGCACGGTGAAGTCCCGGGCGATGCGCGCCCGGCAGCGGCTACGGGCCGCCCTGTCATGA
- a CDS encoding zf-HC2 domain-containing protein, whose translation MTGEHVSAQVLAAYAEERLADGDAESVEAHLDRCDTCRASLAPNEAVRRVVAGVALALDDRLSTPGRVRPATGWRRVRVLVGAAPAVRTAWLLSVLVTGLLTLGLAVSPRTLPPWVLLLIAPALPVIGTALSYGRRTDPLHEVVAGTPQGGLRIVLWRTLSVLTVATPVAVLAAVVTGVSTPLMWMLPGAALTAGTLALGSLIEPTYAAAVVAGGWAVVVLAPPVGGLVVVASSAPVWLAVTGVAVVVLYVRRERVGRQAG comes from the coding sequence ATGACCGGCGAGCATGTGAGTGCGCAGGTGCTGGCGGCGTACGCCGAGGAGCGGCTGGCCGACGGGGACGCCGAGTCGGTGGAGGCGCATCTCGACCGCTGTGACACCTGCCGGGCGAGTCTCGCGCCGAACGAGGCGGTGCGGCGGGTGGTCGCGGGGGTCGCGCTGGCGCTGGACGACCGGTTGTCAACACCGGGGCGGGTACGACCCGCCACCGGGTGGCGGCGGGTGCGGGTGTTGGTGGGTGCCGCACCGGCGGTACGGACCGCGTGGCTGCTCTCCGTACTCGTCACCGGGCTGCTGACCCTGGGGTTGGCGGTCAGTCCGCGGACGCTGCCACCGTGGGTGCTGCTGCTGATCGCCCCGGCGCTGCCGGTGATCGGTACGGCCCTGTCGTACGGGCGGCGCACCGACCCGCTGCACGAGGTGGTGGCGGGGACACCGCAGGGGGGCCTGCGAATCGTGCTGTGGCGCACGCTGTCGGTGCTCACCGTGGCCACGCCGGTCGCGGTGCTGGCCGCCGTAGTGACCGGTGTCAGCACTCCCCTGATGTGGATGCTGCCGGGTGCCGCGTTGACCGCCGGCACGCTGGCGCTCGGCTCCCTGATCGAGCCGACGTACGCCGCTGCGGTGGTGGCGGGCGGGTGGGCGGTGGTGGTGCTGGCGCCGCCGGTTGGTGGGCTGGTGGTCGTGGCCTCGAGTGCCCCGGTGTGGCTGGCCGTGACCGGGGTGGCCGTTGTCGTGCTGTACGTGCGGCGGGAACGAGTGGGGAGACAGGCGGGATGA
- a CDS encoding ABC transporter ATP-binding protein: protein MTTVSVAGLRVSYGKRVVLDDLAIELGVGVHGLLGPNGAGKTTLMRVLATVLRPDRGEVRLLGHRTDDRVGLRQARRRLGYLPQAFGFYPRFTVREFVEYFAWLREMPAARIPLAVDRAIERVGLLDRADDRMKHLSGGMLRRAGIAQAIVNDPRVLLLDEPTAGLDPEQRVEFRTLLRELGLDAVVLVSTHLVEDVAAACARVSLVDDGRLVFAGLPGELIAAGGDGDSGDSPIERGYTAVLRGARQVTR from the coding sequence ATGACGACAGTCAGCGTGGCCGGCCTGCGGGTCAGCTACGGAAAGCGGGTCGTCCTCGACGACCTGGCCATCGAGCTGGGCGTGGGCGTGCACGGGCTGCTCGGCCCGAACGGTGCCGGCAAGACGACCCTGATGCGAGTGCTGGCCACGGTGCTGCGCCCGGATCGGGGGGAGGTCCGGCTGCTGGGGCACCGCACTGACGACCGGGTGGGGCTGCGCCAGGCCCGTCGCCGGTTGGGCTACCTGCCCCAGGCGTTCGGCTTCTACCCGCGCTTCACTGTCCGGGAGTTCGTCGAGTACTTCGCCTGGCTGCGGGAGATGCCGGCGGCGCGGATACCGCTCGCGGTGGATCGGGCCATCGAGCGGGTCGGCCTGCTCGACCGGGCGGATGACCGGATGAAGCACCTCTCCGGCGGAATGCTGCGGCGCGCCGGTATCGCCCAGGCCATCGTGAATGACCCGCGGGTGTTGCTGTTGGATGAGCCGACGGCCGGGCTGGACCCGGAGCAGCGGGTGGAGTTCCGAACGCTGCTGCGGGAGCTGGGCCTCGATGCCGTGGTGCTGGTCAGCACGCATCTGGTCGAGGATGTCGCGGCGGCGTGCGCGCGGGTCAGCCTGGTCGACGACGGGCGACTGGTCTTCGCCGGACTCCCGGGGGAGCTGATCGCGGCCGGCGGGGACGGCGACAGCGGTGACTCCCCGATTGAGCGGGGCTACACGGCGGTGTTGCGCGGCGCGCGGCAGGTGACGCGGTGA
- a CDS encoding cupin-like domain-containing protein gives MTFEEFQALGPGGLFKTDVPVVISLPESVRGLGREGVAARLADMTVTLFTEPGDKNHPGRWETRDITLRDFFADERHLTESDTWHRVVSNIRNSPADVNAVVGFDAEGFFGYGSSLYAANLWISHRGVFTKNHFDEFENFNIALEGRKRFIIAPPGSRDYYPRSMLRGFGDKSQVFDLDNVDLGRYPRVAPKLAQRRDFVLEPGHMLYLPLGWWHQAESLDPININVNFWLKSKKILRRPHVLGVALYTYAYRRVKGVYSYQPTEVSS, from the coding sequence ATGACGTTCGAGGAGTTCCAGGCGCTCGGCCCCGGCGGCCTGTTCAAGACCGACGTACCGGTGGTGATCTCACTTCCGGAGAGTGTGCGTGGGCTCGGGCGTGAGGGTGTGGCGGCCCGCCTGGCCGACATGACCGTCACCCTGTTCACCGAACCGGGCGACAAGAACCACCCCGGGCGCTGGGAGACCCGGGACATCACCCTTCGGGACTTCTTCGCCGACGAGCGCCACCTGACCGAGTCCGACACCTGGCACCGGGTGGTGTCGAACATCCGGAACAGCCCGGCCGACGTCAACGCCGTGGTCGGCTTCGACGCGGAAGGGTTCTTCGGCTACGGCAGTTCGTTGTACGCGGCCAACCTCTGGATCAGCCACCGCGGCGTCTTCACCAAGAACCACTTCGACGAGTTCGAGAATTTCAACATCGCGCTGGAGGGCCGCAAACGGTTCATCATCGCGCCGCCCGGGTCCCGCGACTACTACCCCCGGTCGATGCTGCGCGGATTCGGGGACAAGTCCCAGGTGTTCGACCTCGACAATGTCGACCTGGGGCGCTATCCGAGAGTGGCGCCGAAGCTCGCCCAGCGCCGCGACTTCGTCCTCGAACCCGGCCACATGCTCTACCTGCCGCTCGGCTGGTGGCACCAGGCCGAATCCCTCGATCCCATCAACATCAACGTCAACTTCTGGTTGAAGTCGAAGAAGATTCTGCGCCGGCCACACGTTCTGGGTGTCGCCCTCTACACGTACGCCTACCGGCGGGTCAAGGGCGTATACAGCTACCAGCCCACCGAGGTGAGCTCGTGA